A window of the Desulforapulum autotrophicum HRM2 genome harbors these coding sequences:
- the ileS gene encoding isoleucine--tRNA ligase produces the protein MDYKKTLNLPSTKFAMKANLANREPAQLDAWEASGLYQKIRQSSKGKPKFILHDGPPYANGHLHIGHAINKILKDIIIRSKQMAGFDAPYVPGWDCHGLPIEHNVDKKLGSKKADMTPVQVRQACREYAKGFVDIQREEFKRFGVAGEWDEPYLTMNKAYEARIAKECGEFALQGDMFLGKKPIYWCCSCQTALAEAEIEYKDIGSPSIYVKFAVKDDLSRLLPALKDKETSFVIWTTTPWTIPANLGVCLHPEFIYSAVETQNHGVLILAKELVEQVMATFNIDTYTNLGDLDAKDLENTKCSHPLYGRDSLVILGEHVTLEAGTGCVHTAPGHGADDHVVGLKYGLEPYSPVLDNGCFSDDVEEFKGQFIFKANKGIVERLDNLGALIKQENITHSYPHCWRCKKPVIFRATPQWFISMDKLDLRKKSLAEIDNVNWIPAWGKARIYSMIENRPDWCLSRQRSWGVPIPVFHCESCGEIYVTRESVDKIHSLFTAHSSDIWFEWEAKDLMPEGAVCKSCGKDKFTKDHNILDVWFDSGVSHAAVLEEREGLERPADLYLEGSDQHRGWFHSSLLTAVGRTGKAPYKSVLTHGFVVDSQGKKMSKSVGNVVAPEKIIKAHGADILRLWVASADYRDDVRISDNIVNQLSDAYRRIRNTCRFMLGNLSDFNPAVDARPVENMEGLDRFILHRLNQVLERCLGAYDTYEFHTIHHSLHNFCVVDLSAFYLDIIKDRLYTSPATDTARRDAQTAMYLILDSITRLMAPILPFTAEEIWTYMPEVQGRPESVHLAHRPNANPAWTNKALADDWEKIRELRAEVTKALEEARTAKLIGHPLDAAILIKTPTQALGDLLREFSEDLRDIFIVSAAEVTDTLEGDTFVSSEIKGLAVKVAKASGKKCDRCWKYDLTVGAESCSEGACKRCSSALEKIAAIEG, from the coding sequence ATGGATTATAAAAAGACGCTGAACCTGCCATCCACTAAGTTTGCCATGAAGGCAAACCTGGCCAACCGCGAACCTGCCCAGCTTGATGCCTGGGAGGCGTCAGGACTTTACCAGAAGATCCGACAGTCTTCAAAGGGGAAGCCCAAATTTATTCTCCATGACGGCCCTCCCTATGCCAACGGCCACCTCCACATCGGACACGCCATCAACAAAATCTTAAAGGATATCATTATCCGGTCCAAACAGATGGCTGGATTTGACGCCCCCTATGTTCCAGGATGGGACTGCCATGGGTTGCCCATTGAGCACAATGTGGACAAAAAACTGGGCTCAAAAAAAGCCGATATGACCCCGGTTCAGGTGAGACAGGCCTGCCGGGAGTATGCCAAGGGCTTTGTGGATATCCAGCGGGAAGAGTTCAAACGATTCGGAGTAGCAGGAGAGTGGGATGAGCCCTACCTGACCATGAACAAAGCCTATGAGGCCAGGATTGCCAAAGAGTGCGGTGAGTTTGCCCTCCAGGGGGATATGTTCCTTGGTAAAAAACCCATATACTGGTGCTGCTCCTGCCAGACGGCCCTGGCCGAAGCCGAAATCGAATACAAGGACATAGGCTCGCCGTCCATCTATGTAAAATTTGCCGTCAAGGACGACCTTTCCAGACTTCTGCCCGCCCTTAAAGACAAAGAGACCTCATTTGTCATCTGGACCACCACCCCCTGGACCATTCCTGCCAACCTTGGCGTCTGTCTGCACCCAGAGTTTATCTACTCAGCCGTTGAAACACAAAATCATGGGGTGCTCATCCTGGCAAAGGAACTGGTGGAACAGGTGATGGCTACTTTTAACATTGACACCTACACCAATCTCGGGGACCTTGACGCAAAAGACCTTGAGAACACAAAATGCAGCCACCCCCTTTATGGCCGAGATTCCCTCGTGATCCTGGGCGAGCATGTCACCCTGGAGGCAGGAACGGGTTGTGTTCATACAGCCCCGGGCCATGGCGCCGACGATCATGTTGTCGGTCTCAAGTACGGGCTTGAGCCCTACTCTCCGGTCCTTGACAATGGCTGCTTTTCCGATGATGTCGAAGAGTTCAAAGGTCAGTTCATCTTCAAGGCAAACAAGGGCATTGTCGAGCGGCTGGACAATCTGGGCGCCCTGATCAAACAGGAAAATATTACCCATTCATATCCCCACTGCTGGCGGTGTAAAAAACCTGTGATATTCAGGGCCACCCCCCAGTGGTTCATCTCCATGGACAAGCTTGATCTTCGCAAGAAAAGCCTTGCCGAGATCGACAACGTCAACTGGATCCCGGCCTGGGGAAAGGCCAGGATCTATTCCATGATCGAAAACCGTCCGGACTGGTGTCTGTCCCGCCAGCGATCCTGGGGCGTTCCCATTCCCGTGTTCCACTGTGAAAGCTGCGGTGAGATCTATGTGACAAGGGAATCTGTCGACAAAATCCATAGCCTTTTTACCGCCCACAGCTCAGACATCTGGTTTGAATGGGAGGCAAAGGATCTCATGCCCGAGGGTGCCGTGTGCAAAAGCTGCGGCAAAGATAAATTCACCAAAGACCATAACATCCTTGACGTATGGTTTGATTCTGGGGTGAGCCATGCGGCAGTTCTTGAAGAACGTGAAGGCCTTGAACGGCCGGCAGATCTCTACCTTGAGGGCAGTGACCAGCATAGGGGGTGGTTTCACAGCTCTTTGTTAACCGCCGTCGGACGAACGGGAAAAGCGCCCTACAAATCGGTTCTCACCCATGGGTTTGTGGTTGACTCCCAGGGCAAGAAAATGTCCAAGTCCGTGGGCAACGTGGTTGCGCCTGAAAAAATAATCAAGGCCCACGGGGCAGATATCCTTCGCCTTTGGGTGGCATCTGCCGATTACAGGGACGATGTAAGAATTTCAGATAACATTGTCAATCAGCTCTCCGACGCCTACCGCCGCATCCGAAACACCTGCAGGTTCATGCTCGGCAACCTGTCGGATTTTAACCCGGCTGTGGATGCAAGACCAGTGGAAAACATGGAGGGCCTTGATCGGTTTATCCTCCACAGACTGAACCAGGTACTTGAACGATGCCTTGGGGCCTATGACACCTATGAGTTTCACACCATCCACCACAGCCTCCACAACTTCTGCGTGGTGGATCTGTCCGCCTTTTACCTGGACATCATCAAGGACCGGCTCTACACTTCACCTGCAACGGACACGGCAAGGCGGGACGCCCAGACAGCCATGTACCTGATTCTTGACAGCATTACACGGCTCATGGCACCCATCCTGCCGTTCACGGCAGAAGAGATATGGACCTACATGCCCGAGGTTCAGGGGAGACCGGAAAGCGTTCACCTGGCCCACCGCCCCAACGCCAATCCAGCATGGACGAACAAGGCCCTTGCCGATGATTGGGAAAAAATCCGGGAACTCAGGGCTGAGGTAACCAAGGCCCTTGAAGAGGCACGAACGGCAAAGCTCATCGGTCATCCATTGGATGCAGCCATTTTAATCAAGACACCCACCCAGGCCCTTGGGGATCTGTTAAGGGAATTTAGTGAGGATCTCAGGGACATCTTCATCGTCTCCGCCGCCGAAGTTACGGACACGCTGGAGGGGGATACCTTTGTGAGCAGCGAGATCAAAGGTCTTGCCGTAAAGGTGGCCAAGGCTTCGGGGAAAAAGTGCGACAGGTGCTGGAAGTACGACCTCACCGTGGGCGCTGAATCCTGCAGTGAAGGTGCCTGCAAGCGCTGCTCTTCAGCCCTTGAAAAGATTGCAGCCATTGAAGGATAG
- the lspA gene encoding signal peptidase II, translating to MNTRALVRLCLVSTIIIALDQATKALVATTLVLHESIPVIHGFFNLTHIMNPGGAFGLFAGHSPEVRKFFFLFVSSLVALMILWLYQRTAQTHRVLSFGLAAIFAGAVGNLIDRFRFGMVVDFLDFYLGAYHWPAFNVADSAITIGMVVFVYHVIFNKVPDL from the coding sequence ATGAATACAAGGGCCCTGGTAAGGCTTTGTCTGGTAAGTACCATTATCATAGCACTGGACCAGGCCACCAAGGCCCTTGTTGCAACAACACTTGTCCTCCATGAAAGCATTCCTGTGATCCACGGGTTCTTTAACCTGACCCATATCATGAACCCCGGTGGTGCCTTTGGTTTATTTGCCGGGCATTCCCCTGAAGTACGGAAATTTTTCTTTTTGTTTGTCAGTTCCCTTGTGGCCCTCATGATCCTGTGGCTTTACCAGAGGACAGCACAAACCCACCGGGTCCTCTCCTTCGGCCTTGCCGCCATCTTTGCCGGAGCCGTGGGAAACCTTATTGATCGTTTCAGATTTGGAATGGTGGTGGATTTCCTTGATTTCTACCTGGGGGCATATCATTGGCCGGCCTTTAACGTTGCCGATTCCGCCATTACCATCGGCATGGTGGTCTTTGTCTACCATGTGATTTTTAACAAGGTTCCGGATCTATAG
- the lgt gene encoding prolipoprotein diacylglyceryl transferase, whose translation MHPVLFKIGNITLYTYGLFVALGFMTALWVANRRAEYRGIEPELISDLFFLILASSLIGARFFYVILNFSEFSHDFLEVFKIWNGGLVFYGGFLFAMVSALVFVRRRSINLWATADVLAPPIAIGHAIGRIGCLFAGCCYGKVCHLPWAIEFHNIDSLAPREVPLHPTQIYSILSNLIIFIILILMERKTTHPNRGFKGRIFWSYIFLYGMARSAIETFRGDFRGNFFMDILSVSQAIGIAMALFAAFMLFFLSRQARHAGN comes from the coding sequence ATGCACCCTGTCCTCTTTAAAATCGGAAATATAACCCTCTACACCTATGGGCTCTTTGTGGCCCTCGGATTCATGACCGCCCTGTGGGTTGCCAATCGCCGGGCTGAATACCGTGGAATCGAGCCGGAACTCATATCAGACCTTTTTTTTCTGATCCTTGCCTCATCATTGATTGGCGCACGTTTTTTTTATGTAATTCTCAATTTTTCCGAATTCAGCCACGATTTTCTCGAGGTGTTCAAGATCTGGAACGGCGGACTTGTCTTCTACGGCGGGTTCCTCTTTGCCATGGTCTCAGCTCTTGTGTTTGTTCGACGACGGTCCATCAATCTTTGGGCGACAGCTGACGTTCTGGCGCCACCCATTGCCATCGGACACGCAATCGGCAGAATTGGCTGTCTGTTTGCCGGGTGCTGTTATGGAAAGGTCTGCCACCTTCCCTGGGCCATCGAATTCCACAACATTGATTCCCTTGCCCCAAGGGAGGTGCCCCTCCATCCCACCCAGATCTATTCCATACTCTCCAACCTGATTATTTTCATCATCCTGATCCTGATGGAACGAAAAACGACCCACCCGAACAGGGGATTCAAGGGCCGAATCTTCTGGAGCTATATTTTTCTCTACGGGATGGCAAGAAGCGCCATCGAGACCTTCAGGGGCGATTTCAGGGGAAATTTTTTCATGGACATCCTCTCTGTTTCCCAGGCAATTGGGATTGCAATGGCCCTGTTTGCAGCCTTTATGCTTTTTTTCCTGTCACGGCAGGCACGACATGCCGGAAATTAA
- the holA gene encoding DNA polymerase III subunit delta, with protein MPEINYNALSKFLASEPLPGFFLAYGEAFLTRKAFDKIIAALVPEERRELSYELLEGVDASLANVKERLATYSFEPLLVLGLKNAPLFSAPTAPKVAGFSKQEIDTFQKFIKKPFLEGHFLVVTTDTADKRRALFKEIKAVGLVIDCSVPKGSRQADKTQQSAILRQIMEGTLNATGKGIDGDAFAMLVDRTGFDPSTLSDNLEKLVSFIGERVSITVQDVQKVVKRTRKDAIFELTNAVCDRNAGTALFYLKSLLNAGFHPLQIVMALSNQLRKLVLVKFFIERSRQRGIPCWQPNSPYNRFKQHTMPMIEQADAEITATAENWDRTLAGHAAPTPAGKSGKPKTNKNLTDLLIAPNKNNTYPVYHTFLKTDNFSLAELKQAITRLSEVDMKMKRSANDPEIVLDNLILWLCTKGEKNA; from the coding sequence ATGCCGGAAATTAATTACAATGCACTTTCTAAATTTCTTGCATCTGAACCCCTGCCGGGGTTCTTTCTTGCCTATGGCGAAGCGTTCCTCACCCGCAAGGCCTTTGATAAAATCATTGCAGCCCTCGTACCCGAAGAACGACGGGAACTATCCTATGAACTTTTAGAGGGGGTTGACGCATCCCTTGCCAATGTCAAAGAACGCCTGGCCACCTACTCGTTTGAACCGCTGCTGGTCCTGGGACTGAAGAATGCCCCTCTTTTTTCTGCCCCCACCGCTCCCAAAGTGGCGGGATTTTCGAAACAAGAGATAGACACCTTCCAGAAGTTCATTAAAAAACCTTTTTTGGAAGGTCATTTCCTTGTTGTCACAACCGACACCGCAGATAAGCGCCGGGCTCTTTTCAAAGAGATAAAGGCGGTGGGTCTGGTGATTGACTGTTCGGTTCCCAAAGGAAGTCGCCAGGCCGATAAAACACAGCAGTCCGCCATCCTGCGTCAGATTATGGAAGGTACTCTCAACGCCACGGGCAAGGGCATAGACGGGGACGCCTTTGCCATGCTTGTGGACCGTACCGGCTTTGACCCGTCAACCCTGAGTGACAACCTTGAAAAACTGGTCTCATTCATCGGCGAACGGGTCTCCATAACAGTTCAGGATGTGCAGAAGGTGGTAAAAAGAACCCGAAAGGATGCCATATTTGAACTCACCAATGCAGTATGCGACCGCAATGCAGGCACAGCTCTTTTTTATCTTAAATCCCTTTTAAACGCAGGCTTCCATCCGCTCCAAATTGTCATGGCCCTGTCAAACCAGCTCAGAAAACTTGTCCTTGTAAAATTTTTCATTGAAAGGTCCCGGCAAAGGGGAATCCCCTGCTGGCAACCCAACTCCCCCTACAACCGGTTCAAACAGCACACCATGCCCATGATTGAACAGGCAGATGCAGAGATTACAGCAACGGCCGAAAACTGGGACAGGACCCTTGCCGGTCATGCAGCGCCCACCCCGGCTGGAAAATCCGGCAAACCCAAAACCAATAAAAACCTGACAGATCTTTTAATTGCCCCTAACAAAAACAACACCTATCCGGTGTACCATACCTTTTTGAAAACAGACAATTTTTCCCTGGCTGAGCTGAAACAGGCAATAACCCGGCTCAGCGAGGTGGATATGAAGATGAAACGCTCGGCCAATGACCCTGAAATTGTGCTTGACAACCTGATTCTCTGGTTGTGCACAAAAGGAGAAAAAAATGCGTAG
- the pyk gene encoding pyruvate kinase has protein sequence MRRKTKIVATISDRNCEPEFLKQLYDAGMDVVRLNTAHQTHEDALKVIENVRKVSNKIAILIDTKGPEIRTCGADTPLTVAYGDFIQIKGAPDERSAGNIIYVSYPGFVNDVPVGTTILIDDGSIALTVKERNSDFLTCFVENDGIIYGRKSVNIPAVHVKLPALSEKDKGFIRFAADNHVDFIAHSFVRHREDVLAVQRILDERKSTIKIIAKIENSGGVENIDEILEVAYGIMIARGDLAVEIPAEKIPLVQKALVRRCIEKRAPVIVATQMLHSMMTSPRPTRAEVSDVANACLDSTDALMLSGETASGKYPLLAVQTMAKIANEVETNRSTYINTPYTLENKITGYLAKSAVKASMRLNTEAIVADSITGTTIRAIAAYRGDNPIYAQTYDEKVMRELALSFGVHADTIQREEATTIPIRKAILRLIEQGILKEDTLITVLAGHFGSDHGASYIEISTAKRMMARGC, from the coding sequence ATGCGTAGAAAGACAAAAATCGTGGCCACCATATCGGACCGGAACTGTGAGCCGGAATTTTTAAAACAGCTCTACGATGCAGGAATGGATGTTGTACGCCTGAACACGGCCCACCAGACCCATGAAGATGCCCTGAAGGTGATTGAAAACGTCAGAAAAGTCTCGAATAAAATCGCCATTCTCATCGACACCAAGGGACCTGAGATCAGAACCTGTGGGGCCGACACCCCCCTCACCGTTGCCTATGGGGATTTTATCCAAATCAAGGGAGCTCCGGACGAACGTTCTGCAGGCAATATCATCTATGTCTCCTACCCAGGTTTTGTAAATGACGTTCCCGTGGGAACCACCATCCTCATTGATGACGGATCCATCGCACTTACCGTCAAGGAGAGGAACTCAGATTTCCTTACCTGTTTTGTGGAAAATGACGGAATCATCTACGGCAGAAAAAGCGTCAACATCCCAGCCGTCCATGTGAAGCTGCCTGCCTTGAGCGAAAAGGACAAGGGATTCATCCGGTTTGCCGCAGACAACCATGTTGACTTTATTGCCCACTCCTTTGTCAGGCACAGGGAAGATGTGCTTGCCGTTCAGAGAATCCTGGACGAACGAAAGAGCACCATCAAAATCATTGCAAAAATCGAAAACAGCGGCGGAGTTGAAAACATCGACGAGATACTCGAAGTGGCCTATGGCATCATGATCGCCAGGGGAGATCTTGCCGTTGAGATACCGGCCGAAAAGATCCCTTTGGTTCAAAAAGCCCTGGTGCGGCGCTGTATTGAGAAACGGGCACCTGTGATTGTAGCCACCCAGATGCTCCATTCCATGATGACATCCCCCAGACCCACACGGGCCGAGGTGTCGGATGTGGCCAATGCCTGCCTTGATTCAACCGATGCCCTCATGCTTTCCGGGGAAACGGCCAGTGGCAAGTATCCGTTGTTAGCCGTTCAGACCATGGCAAAAATTGCCAACGAGGTCGAGACAAACCGGAGCACCTACATCAACACCCCCTACACCCTTGAAAACAAAATAACCGGTTACCTGGCAAAGTCGGCGGTCAAGGCATCCATGCGTCTAAACACCGAGGCCATCGTTGCCGATTCCATAACAGGTACCACCATCCGGGCCATTGCCGCCTATCGGGGAGACAACCCCATCTATGCCCAGACCTATGATGAAAAGGTAATGCGTGAACTTGCCCTGAGCTTCGGGGTCCATGCCGATACCATTCAAAGGGAGGAGGCAACCACCATTCCCATTAGAAAGGCAATCCTCAGGCTCATCGAACAGGGTATCCTCAAGGAAGACACCCTGATAACGGTTCTTGCCGGTCACTTTGGATCAGATCATGGCGCCTCTTACATTGAGATAAGCACGGCTAAAAGAATGATGGCAAGGGGATGCTAA
- the lipA gene encoding lipoyl synthase codes for MNTQTTAKPAWLKRSLPRGPEFERVRKLVQGAHLHTVCQEAKCPNIWHCFANHTATFMILGDLCTRNCRYCNVSHGKPLAPDATEPESVARAALALGLTYVVITSVTRDDLEDGGAAHFVRTIEALRETLPDLIGVEVLIPDFGGSESSLRTVMDARPEVLNHNIETVPSLYPTARPEAIYHRSLELLARAHQINPAIPVKSGLMVGLGETREELLETMKDLVAHGCSILTIGQYLQPSKAHLAVDRYYPPDEFDDLKELALGMGFKTVASGPFVRSSFEAQALFSHN; via the coding sequence ATGAACACTCAAACCACTGCAAAACCTGCCTGGCTCAAACGCTCCCTTCCAAGGGGGCCTGAATTTGAACGGGTGAGAAAGCTTGTTCAGGGTGCACACCTCCACACGGTGTGCCAGGAGGCAAAATGCCCGAATATCTGGCATTGTTTCGCAAACCACACGGCAACCTTTATGATTCTTGGGGATCTTTGTACCCGGAATTGCCGCTACTGCAATGTCAGTCACGGAAAACCTTTGGCGCCCGACGCAACGGAGCCTGAATCCGTTGCCAGGGCAGCCCTTGCCCTAGGACTAACCTATGTGGTGATCACCTCGGTCACCCGGGACGACCTTGAAGATGGGGGAGCGGCCCATTTTGTCAGGACCATTGAAGCCCTCAGGGAAACCCTGCCCGATTTGATCGGGGTTGAGGTGCTGATTCCTGATTTTGGCGGCAGTGAGTCATCCCTTCGAACAGTTATGGATGCCCGGCCTGAGGTGCTAAACCACAACATTGAAACAGTCCCATCCCTGTATCCGACGGCACGGCCTGAGGCGATCTACCATCGTTCCCTTGAACTGCTTGCCCGGGCACATCAGATAAATCCAGCCATTCCTGTGAAATCAGGATTAATGGTGGGTCTGGGTGAAACACGGGAAGAACTTCTGGAGACCATGAAGGATCTTGTGGCCCATGGATGTAGTATTCTCACCATCGGCCAGTACCTTCAGCCGTCAAAGGCCCACCTTGCCGTGGATCGCTACTATCCACCGGACGAATTTGACGATCTCAAGGAGCTGGCACTGGGAATGGGATTTAAAACTGTTGCATCGGGTCCGTTTGTTAGAAGCTCATTTGAAGCCCAGGCCCTTTTTTCTCACAATTAG
- the lipB gene encoding lipoyl(octanoyl) transferase LipB, whose protein sequence is MPVRLNNGSAKGRATNGRPMGSVFKTPRGGQGCRRVQDLGLMDYGTAFVLQKKIVAQKVDDPHGADVILVVEHPAVFTLGRRGGRENLMVDDAFLETRGICVIETGRGGNITFHGPGQVVVYPIMDLARAKIGVADFVHTLEQAMIDTCLDFDVRAGRNSKNHGIWVTSQGVQKKIGSVGLAIHHNISFHGLALNVNLDLAPFSWINPCGMTDVSMTSIQRECIGQEKSNGLDGSTGLDRAKHRLVHHLETLF, encoded by the coding sequence ATGCCTGTGCGGTTAAACAATGGGTCGGCCAAAGGACGAGCCACGAATGGCCGTCCAATGGGTTCGGTCTTTAAGACCCCCCGGGGGGGTCAGGGTTGTCGCCGGGTTCAGGACCTGGGCCTGATGGACTATGGGACTGCCTTTGTCCTTCAAAAAAAAATTGTCGCTCAAAAGGTTGATGACCCCCATGGAGCAGATGTGATTCTGGTGGTCGAGCACCCGGCTGTTTTTACCCTGGGTCGAAGGGGCGGCAGGGAAAACCTCATGGTTGATGATGCATTCCTTGAAACCCGGGGAATCTGTGTGATTGAAACGGGCCGGGGGGGTAATATCACCTTCCACGGACCGGGCCAGGTGGTGGTTTATCCCATCATGGATCTGGCAAGGGCGAAGATCGGGGTGGCTGATTTTGTCCACACCCTTGAACAGGCCATGATCGACACCTGCCTTGATTTTGATGTCAGGGCCGGTCGAAATTCGAAAAATCATGGTATCTGGGTAACCAGCCAGGGGGTTCAAAAAAAGATCGGCAGCGTGGGCCTTGCCATACACCACAACATCTCGTTCCACGGCCTTGCCCTGAATGTTAATCTGGATCTTGCCCCCTTTTCCTGGATAAATCCCTGTGGCATGACCGACGTTTCCATGACATCCATCCAAAGGGAGTGTATTGGCCAGGAAAAATCCAATGGACTTGATGGCTCTACTGGCCTTGACAGGGCCAAACACCGACTGGTTCACCATTTGGAAACTCTTTTTTGA
- the gcvPB gene encoding aminomethyl-transferring glycine dehydrogenase subunit GcvPB, with translation METPNKTGLEPETGNGTQGLIFKEPLLWEKSKPGRCGISIPLADVEVSPLDPDLVGEAPELPELYELDVVRHYTRLSQWNIGIDSAMYPLGSCTMKYNPKTNDVQAARIGFAAAHPLADPDLSQGALELMHTLEGFLAEIAGMAATTLQPAAGAHGELTGMMIIHAYHAKNGRQRTKILIPDTAHGTNPASAALCGYSPVNITSSELGMLTPKAVADAMDEDTAGIMITNPNTLGLFEEDLKEICDIVHQKGGLVYGDGANMNAVLGIVRPGDLGMDVVHYNLHKTFSTPHGGGGPGSGPISVVEKLVPFLPGPRIVKDDKGFSFKEKGPDSIGRMLTFYGHFGILVRAYAYIRSLGPDGLKRVSQLAVLNANYIKESLKDTLDLAYDRPCMHECVFSDKGQAPHKVTTLDMAKRLMDYGFHPPTIYFPLVVHGALMIEPTETESKETIDGLIHALKAIAEEARTNPDLVRSAPHLPKMQRLDEVTAARKPCLCG, from the coding sequence ATGGAAACCCCAAACAAAACCGGCCTAGAACCAGAAACCGGCAATGGCACCCAAGGATTGATTTTCAAGGAACCCCTGTTGTGGGAAAAGAGTAAACCCGGCCGATGCGGCATCTCAATTCCCCTGGCGGATGTTGAAGTATCCCCCCTTGACCCTGACCTTGTGGGCGAAGCACCCGAGTTACCTGAACTTTATGAGCTTGATGTTGTCCGGCATTACACTCGGCTTTCCCAATGGAACATCGGCATTGATTCTGCCATGTATCCCCTTGGGTCGTGTACCATGAAGTATAACCCCAAGACCAACGATGTCCAGGCGGCAAGGATTGGATTTGCCGCAGCCCATCCCCTGGCAGACCCGGATCTTTCCCAGGGCGCCCTTGAGCTGATGCATACCCTCGAAGGATTCCTTGCCGAGATTGCAGGCATGGCAGCCACCACCTTGCAGCCTGCAGCCGGTGCCCATGGTGAGCTTACAGGAATGATGATTATCCACGCCTATCATGCAAAGAACGGACGCCAGCGCACAAAGATTCTCATTCCGGACACGGCCCACGGAACCAACCCCGCAAGTGCAGCCCTTTGCGGATATTCGCCCGTGAACATCACATCCTCGGAACTTGGTATGCTGACCCCCAAAGCTGTTGCCGATGCCATGGACGAGGACACGGCAGGGATAATGATCACCAATCCCAATACCCTGGGGCTGTTTGAAGAAGACTTAAAAGAAATTTGTGATATCGTTCACCAGAAAGGTGGCCTTGTGTACGGAGACGGCGCCAACATGAACGCGGTTCTCGGCATAGTACGACCCGGTGACCTTGGCATGGATGTGGTCCACTACAATCTGCACAAGACCTTTTCAACTCCCCACGGGGGTGGTGGGCCCGGGTCCGGACCCATTTCTGTGGTGGAGAAGCTGGTGCCATTCTTGCCGGGACCACGGATAGTCAAAGATGACAAGGGGTTTTCGTTCAAGGAAAAGGGCCCGGATTCCATTGGGCGGATGCTCACCTTTTACGGTCATTTCGGAATCCTTGTCCGTGCCTATGCCTACATCAGATCCCTGGGGCCCGACGGGTTGAAACGGGTCAGCCAGTTAGCCGTTCTCAACGCGAACTACATCAAGGAGAGTCTTAAGGACACCCTTGATCTTGCCTATGACAGGCCCTGTATGCATGAATGTGTGTTCAGCGACAAGGGCCAGGCTCCCCACAAGGTGACCACCCTTGACATGGCAAAACGGCTCATGGATTACGGGTTCCATCCGCCGACCATCTATTTTCCCCTGGTTGTCCACGGTGCCCTGATGATAGAACCCACAGAGACGGAATCCAAGGAGACCATTGATGGTTTGATCCATGCCCTCAAGGCCATTGCCGAGGAGGCCCGGACAAACCCCGATCTTGTCAGGTCCGCCCCCCATCTGCCAAAGATGCAACGCCTGGACGAGGTAACAGCGGCAAGGAAGCCATGCCTGTGCGGTTAA